One part of the Triplophysa rosa linkage group LG5, Trosa_1v2, whole genome shotgun sequence genome encodes these proteins:
- the LOC130554221 gene encoding mitochondrial ubiquitin ligase activator of nfkb 1-A, with protein MSDTFLSPLTVICAGSSLAFSAVFYKLYKDKKQETQKLKEIPHFQPDHHLLRILNATPHKRLHYVAVDGLVQANGEPISSQYAPRCHGVIQKITVLEHWKYWNSMMKSWVSKTVNKKETNNMVPFSLVQPGSYISEVSVHVDSPLEAAGDYLERVHKRLRQAKEGLVDMMLQEFSGEKPVALEEREEMLRVGSFLTGFGELVLEQDKVMKLRPPRDGRSYILIPSDYKSFIQRHENSANMWKGLTALFGITGVTLLAGFIHTGLKDKKN; from the exons ATGAGTGACACATTCCTCAGCCCATTGACGGTCATATGTGCTGGATCCAGCTTGGCTTTCTCCGCAGTGTTTTATAAGCTGTACAAGgataaaaaacaagaaacacagAAGCTGAAG GAGATCCCACACTTTCAGCCGGACCATCACCTGCTCAGAATACTGAACGCAACCCCACACAAAAGACTTCATTATGTTGCTGTAGACG GTTTGGTGCAGGCTAACGGAGAGCCCATTTCCAGCCAATACGCACCACGGTGTCATGGTGTCATACAAAAAATTACTGTGCTGGAGCATTGGAAGTATTGGAACTCAATGATGAAATCATG GGTCTCCAAAACGGTGAACAAGAAGGAAACCAACAACATGGTGCCTTTCAGCCTGGTCCAGCCTGGATCATACATCAGCGAGGTCTCCGTCCATGTGGATTCTCCTCTGGAGGCGGCCGGGGATTACCTGGAGCGGGTGCACAAACGCCTCCGACAGGCTAAAGAGGGCCTGGTGGACATGATGCTCCAGGAGTTCAGCGGGGAGAAGCCCGTTGCTCTAGAGGAGCGCGAAGAGATGCTGCGGGTCGGGTCGTTTCTCACAGGGTTCGGAGAGCTCGTGCTGGAGCAGGACAAGGTCATGAAGTTGCGGCCACCCAGAGACGGTCGCAGTTACATCCTGATCCCCAGCGATTACAAGAGCTTCATTCAGCGGCACGAGAACAGCGCCAACATGTGGAAAGGGCTGACGGCGCTGTTCGGCATCACGGGGGTCACGCTGCTAGCTGGTTTCATCCATACTGGGCTCAAGGATAAGAAGAACTGA